A region of Haliotis asinina isolate JCU_RB_2024 chromosome 7, JCU_Hal_asi_v2, whole genome shotgun sequence DNA encodes the following proteins:
- the LOC137291906 gene encoding serine/threonine-protein kinase PDIK1L-like, whose amino-acid sequence MSDLPLSPGTCLGNYHVVRAVGKGEFGMLYESRKGRESFTLRGKKVDEQWAVDNEISMMNGLPQHTHVSTFVDSVAHGNAIYFVLEDCNIGTLNDFLIKEKPPEQFLHSLMFDMAKGVLHLHRNKIVHRDLNPNNVLLSAGRHRPICKISNLSLAQYGNCYNQLDTVPNVLDITTHADLYLFLTTRCSDKYWPPEIKDHGDSFRFASDIFSLGLIFLSMVSLIVKYDKYLSKDMIYPPTVKKSSGVTPLFLCSLQDVKEMVASIVASAAVQDLVCGMLHPTHGKRPQAGQLVAAMKTFVAPDRSIPIGFIVLLSLAVLLIVVIVTWKLTFDY is encoded by the coding sequence ATGTCGGATCTACCATTGTCTCCCGGAACGTGTCTCGGAAACTATCACGTCGTGCGTGCCGTGGGGAAGGGCGAGTTTGGAATGTTGTATGAGTCAAGGAAAGGCAGGGAGTCCTTCACGTTGAGGGGCAAGAAAGTGGATGAACAGTGGGCGGTGGACAATGAAATCAGTATGATGAACGGCTTGCCGCAACACACTCACGTGTCAACATTTGTCGACAGTGTTGCACATGGAAACGCTATTTATTTTGTGCTTGAAGACTGCAACATTGGCACCCTGAATGACTTTTTGATTAAGGAAAAACCACCAGAGCAGTTTCTACATAGTCTGATGTTTGACATGGCCAAAGGTGTGCTTCATCTGCATCGAAACAAAATTGTCCACCGGGATCTAAATCCCAATAACGTTCTACTTTCTGCAGGTAGACACCGTCCAATTTGTAAAATCTCCAACTTGTCCCTGGCCCAATACGGTAACTGCTACAACCAGCTGGACACGGTGCCCAACGTACTGGATATAACTACACATGCTGATCTTTACCTCTTCTTAACTACCCGGTGTTCAGACAAGTACTGGCCTCCTGAGATAAAAGACCATGGAGACAGTTTTCGTTTCGCAAGCGACATTTTTTCTCTTGGACTAATTTTCTTATCCATGGTGTCCTtaattgtgaaatatgataaatatctgTCCAAAGATATGATTTACCCTCCAACAGTGAAGAAGAGTAGCGGCGTCACGCCGTTGTTTTTGTGTTCCTTACAGGATGTAAAAGAAATGGTGGCGAGTATTGTCGCCTCGGCCGCTGTCCAGGACCTGGTGTGTGGCATGCTGCACCCCACACACGGGAAGAGACCGCAAGCAGGGCAACTTGTGGCCGCTATGAAGACTTTCGTGGCCCCGGACAGATCGATACCAATCGGCTTTATTGTATTACTCAGTCTGGCCGTTCTATTAATAGTTGTCATTGTCACCTGGAAACTGACCTTTGACTACTAA
- the LOC137291028 gene encoding putative defense protein 3, with product MDVGHITVFEMLMGALLMTSLEGHNYGAPRGACVDMVPQHNSRPRDPPAPIDITLSNTTYTLGVPITVTLSANSGKFFKGFLIQARVTDPGPNRGDAVGTFVPVDGTKQTCDFGVGLTHSDARQKTRLVLQWNPPSTLKGNIQFSTTIVERQYSYWVALPSDVLAEGQTPTSASSTSTATTTTTTSTQATSSSTSTAATSMSVSTEPQKLDTVNPSQPNETGTPTATPSSSSSSSPSPSAAGRIQQGEMTSRVTCVLMGLVLLW from the exons ATGGATGTCGGACACATCACGGTGTTTGAGATGTTGATGGGGGCGTTATTAATGACGTCACTTGAAGGACACAACTACGGTGCTCCAAGGGGGGCGTGTGTTGACATGGTTCCCCAGCACAACAGCCGACCCCGTGACCCCCCAGCACCCATCGACATCACCCTGTCCAATACAACGTACACCCTAGGTGTACCCATTACAG TCACGCTCTCTGCCAACAGTGGTAAGTTCTTCAAAGGATTCCTCATACAAGCCAGAGTGACAGACCCCGGGCCGAATCGAGGAGATGCGGTTGGGACATTCGTCCCAGTAGACGGAACTAAACAGACCTGCGATTTC GGTGTTGGACTTACCCACTCGGATGCGAGACAGAAGACGCGGCTGGTGTTGCAGTGGAACCCTCCTTCCACGTTGAAGGGCAACATCCAATTCAG CACAACTATTGTGGAGAGACAGTACTCCTACTGGGTGGCACTACCTTCTGATGTCCTTGCCGAGGGACAGACACCTACGTCGGCCTCTTCCACCtccaccgccaccaccaccaccaccacctctacCCAGGCGACATCTTCATCCACGTCCACAGCTGCTACATCAATGTCCGTAAGCACGGAACCTCAGAAG CTGGACACAGTAAACCCGTCACAGCCAAATGAGACAGGAACACCCACAGCTAccccgtcatcatcatcgtcatcatcaccctCACCCAGTGCTGCAGGGCGCATACAGCAGGGGGAAATGACGTCACGAGTCACGTGTGTCCTGATGGGACTGGTTCTGTTGTGGTGA
- the LOC137291904 gene encoding uncharacterized protein: protein MTLTAIAFTYMTLTATAVTNMRLTAIVFTYFTLTAIVFTYLTLTAIVFTYLTLTAIVFTYMTLAAIAITNVRLTAIVFTYMTLTAIVFTCITLTSITFTYMKLTVIAFTYMTLTAIAVTSMTLTAIASIHMTLKTIAFTPMTLTVIAVTYMALEAIAVTYMTLKVIGITYMTLTAILLKCAILFHNTFKGIGLDTPYVWTQDSDSWR from the exons ATGACACTGACGGCCATTGCATTCACCTACATGACACTGACGGCCACTGCAGTCACCAACATGAGATTGACGGCCATTGTATTCACCTACTTCACACTGACGGCCATTGTATTCACTTACTTGACACTGACGGCCATTGTATTCACTTACTTGACACTGACGGCCATTGTATTCACCTACATGACACTGGCGGCCATTGCAATCACCAACGTGAGACTGACGGCCATTGTATTCACCTACATGACACTGACGGCCATTGTATTTACCTGCATAACACTGACGTCCATTACATTCACGTACATGAAACTGACGGTCATTGCATTCACCTACATGACACTGACGGCCATTGCAGTCACGTCTATGACACTGACGGCCATTGCATCCATCCACATGACACTGAAGACCATTGCATTCACGCCCATGACACTGACGGTCATTGCAGTCACCTACATGGCACTGGAGGCCATTGCAGTCACCTACATGACACTGAAGGTCATTGGAATAACTTACATGACACTGACGGCCATT CTCTTGAAGTGCGCCATACTTTTCCACAACACTTTCAAGGGTATCGGCCTTGACACTCCATATGTGTGGACACAGGACTCTGATTCCTGGAGATGA